A window of Planctomycetia bacterium genomic DNA:
CGGCTGGGGAACGACGGGAAATGATGCACACATCGCTTCGCGCGACGGCGGAGATGGCGGACCAAATCAACGAACGGTGACAGGTGCGATGGACGAGGTGGCCGTATGGTTGAATCGTCAACTCACAGTGCAGGAGGCGATTAGTCTCTACGACGCCGCTGTGCCTCCCGGTGCACAGCTTCCAGACATCGTGGAGGGCCACCAAGGATTGTGGGGGGTGCGCGCGTATCGGCCGAACTTCCTGCTCAAGAATGGCTTGCAAGGCGCGGATCAAGTGTTGGCAGACGAGTCGCTGCGCGTGGAACGCAATGCGACGGACAGCACTTCCCCCACACTTAACTTCGCCAACGGTGGCGACGATGTTAGCATGCCGGCTCCGAAAACCGAATTCGTCGGCGGCCGCACAAGCCAGTTTGTATTGCAGGCCGAAGGCACCATTCGGATTCCCGAAGATGGCACTTACACGTTCGGCTTTGACGGCGACAACGCGGTACGGCTCACCGTGGGCAGCGCGGTTTTCACCAAACAGGCGGGCGGCGACGGAGTCGCCGCGAATGGCGGAACGTTTGAACAAGCCGCTTTCACAACCGACGCTTTTGGTCTCGCGTCGACGTTCCTTGCGGCCGGCGATTATCCCATCTCCGTGGTCTATGCGGAGCAATACGGAGGGGGATTTCTAGAAGTCTTCGCCGCGAAGGGAGCCAAGACGGCGCTCGACAACGATTTTGCCTTGATCGGTCAGCAGGCCGCTGTGTATGCCCAGGGGACAACGCCTTCTATCGTGAACGGTTTTCAAGTCGCCGAAACCGTGCGCGTGCCAGAGGATGTTCCGGAAACGGCCATCAACAATTTGGCGCAAGCTCGAAACGCAGTATTGAATCCGAATCCCACGGACCAGCCCTATTCGGGCACGAGAGATACCATTAACTTCGTCGATGCCGAGGCGGCCGGCAGCCGTGGCAAGTACGGCGATGACGGTGCGTTCCTCAATAATTTCGAGAACGTCGATGACAATGATTTTGCAATGCTGGCTACGGCCACATTGCATATCGAAACCGATGGCGTTTATACCTTCGGTTTCGACACAGACAACGGTGCCAGCCTGACAATTGACGGGGCCAGCTTCACTATCCAACGTAGCGTCGATTCGAATGTCGCTGCAGTGTTGGACGGAGGTGAGACGGTGGCCTTCGACAGCGCCGCATATGCCAGCTCCTATACGTTAGCGAGCACGTTCTTGACCGCCGGCGATCATGAGCTGGAA
This region includes:
- a CDS encoding PA14 domain-containing protein — protein: MTQNWTRLTCAMLCFCAFGSNQAFGSGAYSDAVISLNPTHFYQLDETAIGAPRLDGGGNKKGTASGVGGFQYDGPVIDTGTSGSPINGFYEGFFNGIDPAPFATIGAAGPQFPGFDANNRAFDANDRGSINLGPGSNFAANAMTVSYWFAAGNALAGDRFFANNQTDPSTAFQTVFGNSANFVVSINPNGNTPAESRQVDHATVNVKDRQWHHVVASRNGNNIEDVIVVIDGHDFSNDLVDSTDGWGTTGNDAHIASRDGGDGGPNQRTVTGAMDEVAVWLNRQLTVQEAISLYDAAVPPGAQLPDIVEGHQGLWGVRAYRPNFLLKNGLQGADQVLADESLRVERNATDSTSPTLNFANGGDDVSMPAPKTEFVGGRTSQFVLQAEGTIRIPEDGTYTFGFDGDNAVRLTVGSAVFTKQAGGDGVAANGGTFEQAAFTTDAFGLASTFLAAGDYPISVVYAEQYGGGFLEVFAAKGAKTALDNDFALIGQQAAVYAQGTTPSIVNGFQVAETVRVPEDVPETAINNLAQARNAVLNPNPTDQPYSGTRDTINFVDAEAAGSRGKYGDDGAFLNNFENVDDNDFAMLATATLHIETDGVYTFGFDTDNGASLTIDGASFTIQRSVDSNVAAVLDGGETVAFDSAAYASSYTLASTFLTAGDHELEFLMFERNGASSAELFAAVGEWNNFYSRAFTLLGEPARAVDIRSPAGLELIGDAVGTPGDTNGDGQVTIVDLNNVRNNFGGAGLGDTNGDGQVTIVDLNNVRNNFGAGTGANAVPEPSSLVIMLGCGLGLIGWMRRH